The following are from one region of the Carcharodon carcharias isolate sCarCar2 chromosome 27, sCarCar2.pri, whole genome shotgun sequence genome:
- the mettl3 gene encoding N6-adenosine-methyltransferase subunit METTL3: protein MELGRECLKLWGYERVDEIIWVKTNQLQRIIRTGRTGHWLNHGKEHCLVGVKGNPQGFNRGLDCDVIVAEVRSTSHKPDEIYGMIERLSPGTRKIELFGRPHNVQPNWITLGNQLDGIHLLDPDVVARFKKGYPNGVITKLKNV from the exons ATGGAGTTGGGACGAGAATGTCTGAAGCTCTGGGG ATACGAGCGAGTGGATGAGATCATCTGGGTGAAGACCAATCAGCTGCAGCGAATCATTCGGACTGGACGCACTGGCCACTGGCTGAATCATGGCAAAGAGCACTGCCTG GTGGGAGTCAAAGGGAACCCCCAGGGGTTTAACCGAGGCCTGGACTGTGACGTGATTGTAGCAGAG GTTCGATCGACCAGCCACAAACCCGACGAAATTTACGGAATGATCGAACGGCTCTCGCCTGGAACCCGGAAAATCGAACTGTTCGGGAGACCCCACAACGTCCAACCCAACTG gATCACACTCGGGAATCAGTTGGATGGGATTCACTTACTTGATCCGGATGTCGTAGCTCGCTTTAAGAAAGGTTATCCAAATGGAGTCATCACCAAGTTGAAGAATGTGTGA